A stretch of Myxococcus hansupus DNA encodes these proteins:
- a CDS encoding peptidoglycan-binding domain-containing protein, with protein sequence MARDPKLTVAPVGKGNHIVEAGECLASIAHAHGFFWETLWDLPENEELRREREDPNMLLPGDRVMVPPPRAKSADAPVDRRHRFRRRGVPEKLRLRFLDADQQPRAGLVYKLDLAGKVQDGALDDDGYLEVWIPPQEVRARLAFLHPETEQTIDYYELDIGHLPPIDSGEGIAARLANLGLLSPGGDLHAAIADFQREHQLDPSGSLDAPTRAKLREAAGS encoded by the coding sequence GTGGCTCGCGATCCCAAGTTGACGGTTGCACCGGTGGGCAAGGGGAACCACATCGTCGAGGCCGGTGAGTGCCTGGCCTCCATCGCGCATGCCCATGGCTTCTTCTGGGAGACGCTGTGGGACCTGCCAGAGAACGAGGAGCTCCGGCGCGAGCGCGAGGATCCCAACATGCTCCTGCCGGGAGACCGCGTCATGGTGCCGCCACCGCGCGCCAAGTCAGCAGACGCTCCCGTCGATCGCAGACATCGCTTCCGGCGACGCGGCGTGCCCGAAAAGCTGAGGCTCCGGTTCCTGGATGCGGACCAGCAGCCACGCGCCGGGCTCGTGTACAAGCTCGACCTCGCGGGCAAGGTGCAGGACGGCGCGCTCGACGACGATGGCTATCTGGAGGTCTGGATTCCCCCGCAGGAAGTGCGCGCCCGACTGGCGTTCCTGCATCCGGAGACCGAGCAGACCATCGACTACTACGAACTCGATATCGGTCACCTGCCACCCATCGACAGCGGCGAAGGCATCGCGGCGCGGCTCGCCAATCTCGGGCTGCTGTCGCCCGGGGGCGACCTTCACGCCGCCATCGCTGACTTCCAGAGAGAACATCAGCTCGACCCCAGTGGGAGCCTCGACGCTCCGACCCGGGCGAAGCTGCGGGAGGCGGCGGGCTCCTAG